TATCGCGGTCTTGCTCCTGCTCGATACGGTCCTCAACTACGGTCCGTTGTATCGTCGGGAAGCGATCGCCGTCGCGCTCAGCCCGCTTCCGCCGTCGGTCGGGCTGATCGTCTGGTGGTTCGGGCTCGGGCCGGTCGACGCCGTCAACTGGGGCGTCGTCGCGTCGCTGCCGCACGCGGCACTGGACGCCTACGCATTCGTCGGCAAGAACATGTTCGCGACCAGCCCCGCGACCCGTCGCGTCGCCGACGAGACGGCCCTCGATACGCTCCCCGATCCCGTCGTCGTCCTCGACGAGTCCGACCGCGTGGTCGAGTTCAACGACGCGGCGGCCCGCGTCTTCGATGGCCTCTCGACCGACCGAATCGGCACGCCAGTTTCGGCGGCCCTCCCGATCGAGTTCCCCGGGAGCGACGACTACGTTAGCGTCTCCGGTGAGTCTGGACGCTACGAGTTCGCCGTCGACGAGACGTCGCTGTCGGACCCACGTGGGGCCGTCGTCGGGTCGACGGTTCTCTTTCGGGACATCACCGACGAGCGCGAACGCGAGCAGCGGCTGGAAGTCCTGAATCGCGTCCTCCGGCACAACCTCCGGAACAAGCTGACGGCGATCGGCGGCTACGCGGCTCAGATCGAGGCGGACGCCGGCGACCCCGAACTGTCACGATGGGCGCGCAAGATCGGGGACAGCGGCGACGAACTGGTCGCGATCGGCGAGAAAGCCCGCACCTTCGACAGTCTCAGACAGACCGACGTCACTCCCGTCCGACTCGACGTCGAGACGTTTCTGGCCGACGTTGTCTCGGACCTGACGGCCGACTACCCCGAAGCCAGGATCGACACCCGCGTCGACGTCGCGGGGACGGTCCGCACCGATCCGGACCTGCTGGGGCTGGCGCTGCGAAACGTCGTCGAGAACGCCATCGTCCACGACGATTCGGACGCGCCGCAGATTCACGTCAGCGCTCGCGAGAGCGAGGAGAGCCTGGTCATCGAGATCCAAGACGAGGGGCCGGGGATCCCAGAGCAGGAACTGGCGGTCGTCGCGGACGGCGTCGAGAGCGACCTCGAACACGGTAGCGGGATCGGGCTGTGGATCGTCGAGTGGTCGATGCGACGACTCGAGGGCGACGTTCGATTCGAATCTACAGACGAGGGGACGAGGGTCACGCTCGTCGTGTCGGCCGAGACGACCGTCGAGCTCCCGCCGAAAGCGGAAACGAACGGCCATAAGTAGATGCGGTCCCGAACCCCGGGTATGCAACTCCGGCGACTGCTCGCGGGCACGACAGGGCTGACGTTCGTCCTCATGCTCCTGGGCGTCTACACAGCGGGCTCGGGCGCGGGCCTCACCTGCGGCGCGCGGTGGCCGTTCTGTGACGGGGCCGTCTTCGGCCTCTTTCCCGCGAACTGGATGAGCTTCGTCGAGTGGTTCCACCGCCTCGTGGCGATGGTCACGGGCTTCGTCATCCTCGGGGCGGCGGCGCTGGCCTGGCGACGCGGCGCGGATCGACGCGTCCGCTTCGCACTGCTGGGTTCGATCGCGCTCCTCCCGGTACAGATCGGACTGGGCGCGCTAACGGTGACTGTCGGTGGGCTCTTCCCGTGGGGGTACTCCCCGCCGGTGCAGGCCGCCCACTACCTCGCGGCGCTGTCGATCTTCACGCTGATCGTCTACGCGACCGCCATCACGTACGCGCCGGTCGACCGCTCGCGACTCCGGCTGGCGGCTGTCGCGGCCGTCGCGCTCGTCCCGCTCGGCCACCTGTTCAGCTTCGGGACTGTCTTCGCGTACACGCCAGAGACACAGATCGTCTACTACGGGCTGGCGCTGGTGCTGTTCGCGCTGCTGGTCGCCGTCGGAACCTGGGGACGCCGTGACGCGAGTCGCGAGACGACCTGGCAAGCCTCCCTGAGCATCGTCGCCGGACTTCTGCTCGCCGTACAGATGCTGCTGGGTCGGCACGCGCTGGACCCGCAAGGGTTGATCCTGGCCGACTCCGTCGCTGGACTCGTGTTCGTCTGCCTGCTCGGGGCGGCCTGGTTTGCCTATCGCGCCGACGACGCCGAGATTCCGCTGGTTGGATCGCTGGCGCGGTGAGTGCGGTCCGGTCAGTGCTGACCGAACCGTGAGTCTGTCTTCCCGACTGCGTCCTCGGGGTTGACCCCGCTATTCTCGCCGCCGTCAGCCATCACCGTTATCACGCCGCGACCGAGGACGAACAATCCCACTATCGCGAGTCCGCCCCAGAGGAGGACGTTGCTCGCGCCGCCGAGATCCTGCAGTAGTCGTACTGTGCCTCCGAACGTGGCGAGCGCGCCGACCGCGATGAGTACCGTTCCGATGAGCTTTCGCATCTCCTTTCCCTCCACTGATGACGTCGAAACGTTCGGCTGCCAGCCCTGAAAAAGCACTGCTGCTCGCCGGGAGAGATGACCGAACCGCTTTTGGCCGGCGGCCGGGAAGCAATCGCCGATGAACGTCCTCGTGGTCGGGGCCGGCGAGATGGGCCGGTGGTTCGCGAGCGCCTTGCGCGACGGCAGCGACGCTACCGTCGAAATCGCGTTCTGTGACGCCGACCCAGCAGTCGCAGAGGCCGCCGCCGATCTACTGGACGCTCGCGTCGTCGCCCTAGATACCGCAGCGACCTTCGACGTGGTCTGCGTGGCTGTGCCGATCCCGGCCGCCGAGGAAGTGATCGCCCGATTCGCCGACCGAACAGACGCAGCGATGGTCGACCTCGCGGGGTACATGGCCGGCCCGCTGGCTGCCATGCGCGAGCACGCGAGCGAGCGCCAACGAGTCAGTCTCCACCCCCTGTTCGCCGCCGAGAACGCGCCCGGCAACGTCGCCGCCGTGGTCGACTCGGACGGGCCGACAGTCGAGGCCATCCGCGGGGCACTCGCCGCACGCGGAAACACCTGGGTCGCAACCGACGCCGAGACCCACGACGAGGCCATGGAGACGGTCCAGGCGGCCGCCCACACCGCCGTGCTCGCGTTCGGACTGGCCGCCCGAGATATTCCAGACGAGTTCCAGACCCCCATCTCGGCGGGACTGTTCGACCTCCTCGAACAGGTGACTGGCAACGATCCGCGGGTGTACGCCGACATTCAGGCCACCTTCGATGGTGCAGGAGCGGTCGCCGACGCCGCTCGGAAGATCGCCGACGCAGACCGCGAGACCTTCGAGGCGCTCTATCGGGAGGCCGATCTACGATGAGTGACCGTCGCCAGGCCATCCGCGAGAACGCCCAGTACCTCCGGAACGTCCGGCCGATCGATCCCGGGGAGATCTACGAGTACGTCGACGGCCAGCCCCATCCCGCCGTCGTTCGTGAGACTCTGCGCGAACTCGCTCTGGAACTCGACTTGATCGAGCGCGAGGACGGCACGTTCGTCCCCGCGCCCGAGGGACCTGTCTCGACGGACTTCCACGGCGTCGAGGCGTTTCCCGAGGCCCACGCCCGCGAACTCGAAGACCTGCTGGTCGACGAGTTCGGTCCCGGCTGGCCCGAGGGGACCAGCGGCGAACGCCTCCGCCAGCGCCTCGCCACGCTCAAGGAGGCCTACTTCGAGCAACGCGAAGTCGGGTACGACGACCTCACCGCGCTGGCCTACGCGATCTACCATCTTCCCGACAACTACGCCGTCACCCAGTACGTCCTGGCTCCGCTGATCCGGGAGGGACAGGTTCCGTCCAGCTTGCGGGTGCTCGACGTCGGGGCCGGTACGGGCGGGCCGGCGCTCGGGCTCGCTGACCTCCTTCCTGACGAGGCGCTCGTGGAGTACCACGCCGTCGAGCCGAGTGCCAACGCCGACGTTCTCGAGACGATGCTCGAAGAGACGGGTCGCAACGTCCACACGACGATCCACCGCGAACGCGCCCAGGAGTTCGAGCCCGCGGGCGAGTTCGACCTGATCCTGATCGCGAACGTGCTCAACGAACTCGACGATCCCGCGGGAGTCGTCGAGGAGTACGGCGAGTGGCTCGCCGAGCACGGAAATCTCGTCGCCATCGAACCCGCAGACCGGAATACGGCGACGGGGCTGCGCCGGGTCGAGCGCGCGGTCGAGGACGAGTTCACGATCTATGCGCCGACCTGCCGGCTCTGGCCCGACCGCTCGCCCGACGTCGACTGCTGGTCGTTCGACCGCAAGCCCAATCTCGAAGTTCCGGCGTTCCAGCGCAGACTCGACGACGCTGCGGGCGGGGCCTTCGAGGACGGCACGTTCGTCAACGTGGACGTCCAGTTCGCCTACTCGATCCTCCGCACAGATGAGGCCGAGCGGATCGCCTACACGCCCGATCGCTCGCGGGTCGCCTCGCTTTCCGAAGCCGGTGAGCTGGTGACCGAGCGGGTCGATCTGGTGGTGATCAAACTGAGCCACGACCTCAGCGACGGCGGCAATCCGCTGTTCGTCGTCGGCGACGGC
The Halapricum salinum genome window above contains:
- a CDS encoding prephenate dehydrogenase/arogenate dehydrogenase family protein, with the translated sequence MNVLVVGAGEMGRWFASALRDGSDATVEIAFCDADPAVAEAAADLLDARVVALDTAATFDVVCVAVPIPAAEEVIARFADRTDAAMVDLAGYMAGPLAAMREHASERQRVSLHPLFAAENAPGNVAAVVDSDGPTVEAIRGALAARGNTWVATDAETHDEAMETVQAAAHTAVLAFGLAARDIPDEFQTPISAGLFDLLEQVTGNDPRVYADIQATFDGAGAVADAARKIADADRETFEALYREADLR
- a CDS encoding small ribosomal subunit Rsm22 family protein, with the protein product MSDRRQAIRENAQYLRNVRPIDPGEIYEYVDGQPHPAVVRETLRELALELDLIEREDGTFVPAPEGPVSTDFHGVEAFPEAHARELEDLLVDEFGPGWPEGTSGERLRQRLATLKEAYFEQREVGYDDLTALAYAIYHLPDNYAVTQYVLAPLIREGQVPSSLRVLDVGAGTGGPALGLADLLPDEALVEYHAVEPSANADVLETMLEETGRNVHTTIHRERAQEFEPAGEFDLILIANVLNELDDPAGVVEEYGEWLAEHGNLVAIEPADRNTATGLRRVERAVEDEFTIYAPTCRLWPDRSPDVDCWSFDRKPNLEVPAFQRRLDDAAGGAFEDGTFVNVDVQFAYSILRTDEAERIAYTPDRSRVASLSEAGELVTERVDLVVIKLSHDLSDGGNPLFVVGDGSERERVFAVLTNESLLTQDLLDAPYGGLLDIENALILWNDDEGAFNLVIDDQAVVDDASPASLR
- a CDS encoding COX15/CtaA family protein, which gives rise to MQLRRLLAGTTGLTFVLMLLGVYTAGSGAGLTCGARWPFCDGAVFGLFPANWMSFVEWFHRLVAMVTGFVILGAAALAWRRGADRRVRFALLGSIALLPVQIGLGALTVTVGGLFPWGYSPPVQAAHYLAALSIFTLIVYATAITYAPVDRSRLRLAAVAAVALVPLGHLFSFGTVFAYTPETQIVYYGLALVLFALLVAVGTWGRRDASRETTWQASLSIVAGLLLAVQMLLGRHALDPQGLILADSVAGLVFVCLLGAAWFAYRADDAEIPLVGSLAR
- a CDS encoding sensor histidine kinase; this translates as MVVDVSGLPWLTVLCLVTGIAPFVLVGVLARYRGKPGVDWFIVSLLFYGGWCLTYGLSLFVADYELRVAFETVSWMAFLCIGYPFLGFALDYTGRSDLRKSWLFAALGVGPAVGVALVATNAWHGLVWQDPTIVRAYDAVLLDYAIQPLGFAAASVGLTYSGIAVLLLLDTVLNYGPLYRREAIAVALSPLPPSVGLIVWWFGLGPVDAVNWGVVASLPHAALDAYAFVGKNMFATSPATRRVADETALDTLPDPVVVLDESDRVVEFNDAAARVFDGLSTDRIGTPVSAALPIEFPGSDDYVSVSGESGRYEFAVDETSLSDPRGAVVGSTVLFRDITDEREREQRLEVLNRVLRHNLRNKLTAIGGYAAQIEADAGDPELSRWARKIGDSGDELVAIGEKARTFDSLRQTDVTPVRLDVETFLADVVSDLTADYPEARIDTRVDVAGTVRTDPDLLGLALRNVVENAIVHDDSDAPQIHVSARESEESLVIEIQDEGPGIPEQELAVVADGVESDLEHGSGIGLWIVEWSMRRLEGDVRFESTDEGTRVTLVVSAETTVELPPKAETNGHK